Proteins encoded by one window of Lathyrus oleraceus cultivar Zhongwan6 chromosome 1, CAAS_Psat_ZW6_1.0, whole genome shotgun sequence:
- the LOC127086216 gene encoding glycosyltransferase BC10 gives MARMRGGEDSGDKERDPKHSGLVRLAQIVTLLVVFAGGVVLGLTTTSHIHYFNNNNNYRHFISQQPSSSGVFNHVGDTLQHNDNNTNCNCNCTIIEHPPPFSYDVEVEDRMESFLHPSSITHTFSDDQLFWRASLVPKKDQYPYARVPKIAFMFLTRGPLPLMPLWERFFQGHYNLFNIYIHAPPGYVLNVSDSSPFYRRNIPSQAVSWGTVTLADAERRLLANALLDFSNERFILLSESCIPVYNFPTVYRYLVDSAHSFVESYDDPSRHGRGRYSRNMLPDIRLRHWRKGSQWVELHRALAVYIISDTQYFTLFRKYCKPACYPDEHYIPTFLNMFHGSLNSNRTVTWVDWSMLGPHPATYGRDNITVGFIQAIRNNGSLCRYNSDMTSICYLFARKFDPSALEPLLELSSEVMNF, from the exons ATGGCGAGGATGCGAGGAGGCGAAGACAGTGGAGATAAAGAAAGAGATCCGAAGCATTCTGGATTGGTTAGATTGGCACAAATAGTCACATTATTGGTTGTTTTCGCAGGTGGTGTCGTTCTCGGTTTAACCACCACTTCTCACATTCACTACTTCAATAACAATAACAACTACCGTCATTTCATTTCACAACAACCTTCTTCTTCTGGTGTCTTCAATCATGTCGGTGATACCCTCCAACACAACGACAACAACACCAACTGTAACTGTAATTGTACAATCATTGAACATCCTCCACCATTTTCATATGATGTAGAGGTGGAAGATAGGATGGAGTCCTTTCTTCATCCTTCCAGCATCACGCATACATTCTCCGACGACCAGCTTTTCTGGAGGGCTTCCTTGGTTCCCAAGAAAGACCAGTATCCCTATGCTCGTGTACCCAAAATTGCTTTCATGTTCCTTACTAGAGGACCTTTGCCTCTAATGCCCCTCTGGGAGAGATTCTTCCAAGGTCATTATAATCTCTTCAACATTTATATCCATGCTCCTCCTGGTTATGTTCTCAACGTTTCTGATTCTTCCCCCTTTTACCGCCGCAACATTCCAAGTCAG GCTGTTTCCTGGGGAACAGTAACGCTGGCGGACGCTGAGAGGCGGCTTCTAGCCAATGCACTGCTCGACTTTTCAAATGAGCGCTTTATTCTCCTCTCAGAAAGTTGCATACCTGTCTACAACTTCCCTACTGTTTATAGATATCTCGTTGATTCTGCGCACAGCTTTGTTGAGTCGTACGATGATCCTTCCCGTCATGGCCGGGGCCGCTACAGCCGCAACATGCTTCCTGATATTCGGCTTAGACACTGGCGGAAAGGCTCTCAGTGGGTTGAACTTCACCGTGCTCTAGCTGTTTATATCATCTCGGATACCCAATACTTTACCCTCTTTCGTAAATATTGTAAGCCTGCTTGCTACCCGGACGAACATTACATTCCAACCTTCCTCAACATGTTCCATGGTTCGCTTAATTCAAACAGAACAGTCACATGGGTGGACTGGTCAATGCTTGGTCCTCATCCGGCAACCTACGGGAGGGACAATATAACTGTTGGTTTTATACAGGCGATAAGGAATAATGGATCACTTTGTCGATATAACTCAGATATGACTTCTATTTGTTACCTCTTTGCTCGCAAGTTTGATCCTAGTGCATTGGAGCCCTTGCTTGAGCTCTCTTCAGAAGTCATGAACTTTTAA
- the LOC127086228 gene encoding uncharacterized protein LOC127086228: MKGFDSVTDPKNRFFLWTILVLVSLICAAYFLGNGLSQNEYKQRFARWGLIYSTPITKSNACKTPCRHPSGTHSLPHGILATTSDLETRPLWASAAPNNRNSKHPLNLLAIPVGIKQRQVVDKIVKKFPSSDFVVMLFHYDGFVDGWKDLAWSSRAIHVSAINQTKWWFAKRFLHPDIVADYNYIFLWDEDLLVDNFDPKRYIDIVKEEGLEISQPALDPGKSEIYHPLTARIQGSKAHRRYYKTKGSGRCDDSSTAPPCVGWVEMMAPVFSKKAWPCVWHMIQNDLIHAWGLDRQFGYCAQGDRMKNIGVVDAEYIVHLGLPTLGGSNGNETLANSHRDESDRPKVRMQSYIEMQIFAKRWKDAANKDQCWIDPYQEQAN, encoded by the exons ATGAAGGGTTTTGATTCTGTAACC GATCCGAAGAATAGATTCTTCCTATGGACCATCCTTGTTCTAGTCTCCTTGATTTGCGCAGCTTATTTCCTTGGTAATGGATTATCTCAAAACGAATACAAACAA AGATTCGCAAGATGGGGACTCATTTATTCAACACCGATTACAAAGTCAAATGCATGCAAG ACACCATGCCGTCATCCTTCTGGAACTCATTCCTTGCCTCATGGAATTCTTGCTACAACATCTGACTTGGAAACAAGGCCCTTATGGGCCTCTGCTGCTCCTAACAAC AGAAATTCAAAACATCCACTGAATTTGTTGGCTATTCCAGTAGGAATTAAGCAGAGACAAGTTGTAGATAAAATCGTCAAAAAG TTCCCTTCAAGTGATTTTGTTGTCATGCTTTTTCATTATGATGGTTTTGTCGATGGATGGAAGGATTTGGCTTGGAGCAGCCGAGCCATACATGTGTCTGCTATAAATCAAACTAAATG GTGGTTCGCAAAAAGATTTTTGCATCCAGACATAGTTGCCGACTACAATTATATATTTCTCTGGGATGAGGACCTACTTGTCGATAATTTTGATCCGAAAAG GTATATAGATATTGTTAAAGAAGAAGGGCTAGAGATATCACAGCCTGCACTGGATCCTGGTAAATCAGAAATCTATCATCCACTCACAGCTCGTATACAAGGATCCAAAGCCCACAG AAGGTATTATAAGACCAAAGGTAGCGGAAGGTGTGATGACAGTAGCACCGCTCCTCCTTGCGTAGG GTGGGTGGAAATGATGGCACCGGTGTTTTCTAAAAAAGCTTGGCCATGTGTATGGCATATGATCCAG AATGACTTAATCCACGCCTGGGGACTGGATAGACAGTTCGGTTACTGTGCACAG GGCGATAGAATGAAAAACATCGGTGTGGTGGATGCTGAGTACATAGTTCATCTTGGCCTGCCCACTCTTGGGGGATCTAATGGCAATGAG ACGTTGGCAAATTCCCATAGAGATGAAAGTGATAGACCTAAA GTGAGAATGCAGTCATACATTGAAATGCAGATATTTGCGAAAAGATGGAAAGATGCAGCAAACAAGGATCAATGTTGGATTGATCCATATCAAGAACAAGCAAATTAG